The DNA sequence CCACACGAGCCTGATCGGCACGCACGCGGACGTGGAGGTGGTCCGCACCGACCTCCTCTCCATCGGCGTCAAGGAGACCCGCGAGCTGGTCCGCCGCGCCCAGCTCTCGCCCGCCGTGGGCCGCTGGCAGGTCATCGTCCTGGAGGACGCCGACCGCCTCACCGAGGGCGCGGGGAACGTCCTGCTGAAGGCCGTGGAGGAGCCCGCCCCCCGCACCGTGTGGCTGCTGTGCGCGCCCTCCCTTGAGGACGTGCTGCCCACCATCCGCTCCCGCTGCCGCCACCTGACGCTGCGTACGCCGTCGGTGGAGGCGGTCGCCGACATGCTCGTGCGCCGCGACGGCATCGAGCCGACGGCCGCCGCGGCCGCCGCCCGTGCCACCCAGGGGCACATCGACCGGGCCCGCAGCCTCGCGACGGACGAGCGCGCGCGGCAGCGCCGGGCCGCCGTGCTGAAGCTGCCGCTGCGCGTCGAGGACATCGGCGGTTGTCTGCGGGCCGCGCAGGAGCTGATCGACACGGCCGCCGAGGAGGCCAAGCAGGTCGCCGAGGACGTCGACGTCAAGGAGACCGAGGACCTGAAGGCGGCGCTCGGCGCGGCGCAGGGCGGCCGGATGCCGCGCGGCACGGCGGGTGCGATGAAGGAGCTGGAGGACAAGCAGAAGCGCCGCAGGACCCGTACGCAGCGCGACAGCCTCGACCTGGCCCTGGTCGACCTGACCGGGTTCTATCGGGACGTCCTCGCGCTCCAGTTGGGCTCCCGCGTGCCGCTCGCCAACACGGAGGTGCAGGACATGCTGGAGCGCATGGCGCGCGGCACCTCTCCGGAGTCCACGCTGCGCCGCATCGAGGCGATCGGCGCCTGCCGCACGGCCCTTGACCGCAATGTGGCGCCGCTGCTCGCGGTGGAGGCGATGACGGTGGCGCTGCGGGCGGGGTGACCGGCGCGGACCGCTGAGGCCGCGCAGCCTCCGGGCCCCCAAGCTTCCGGGGCCGCCCAAGCCTCCGAGACCGCCCACCCTCCGAGTCCGCCCACCCTCCGAGGCCCCCGAGCCTCCGAGGTCACCCAAAAGGGCACGCATGGTGATCGTGCGACACCGGAGCGTTACTCTCGCGTGATGGGAACCACCAGCCGCGCCCGACGCCCCCGTCCCCAAGGTCGCCCCGGGACGCCCCGCCTCCGCCGGGGAGTCCTCGCGCTGCTGGCCGCCGCGCTGCTCATCCCGGGCTGCTCGTCGGACGGTTCGGGCGATCCCACGGCGAACGTCGCCCTGGCCGCGCTGCCCCGTGCCACGCCGAAGCAGCTGGCGCCGTACTACGACCAGAAGCCGCGCTGGCGCGCCTGCGGGGTGCCCGACTTCGAGTGCGCGACGCTGCGCGTGCCGCGCGACTACGCCGCCCCGGGCGCGGGCGACCTGCGCCTCGCCGTGTCCCGCAAGCGGGCGACGGGCAAGGCCGCCGACCGTCTGGGCTCGCTCCTGGTCAACCCGGGCGGACCCGGCGGCTCCGCGATCGACTACCTCCAGTCGTACGCGGCGCTCGGCTACCCCGACAAGGTCCGCGCCCGCTACGACATGGTGGCGGTCGACCCGCGCGGCGTGGCCCGCAGCGAGCCCGTCACGTGTCTGAACGACCGCCAGATGGACACGTACACGCAGACGGACGTGACACCCGACGACGCGGCCGAGACGACCCGCCTCACCACGTCCTACCGGAAGTTCACGGCGGGCTGCGAACAGCGGGCGGGCGGCCTCCTGAAGCACGTCTCCACGGTCGAGGCGGCCCGGGACATGGACGTCGTGCGCGCCGCCCTGGGCGACGGCAAGCTGACGTACGTGGGGGCGTCGTACGGCACGTTCCTCGGCGCGACGTACGCCGGGCTCTTCCCCGACCGGGTGGGCCGCCTCGTCCTGGACGGCGCGATGGACCCCTCCCTCTCGGCCCGCCGGATGAACGAGGACCAGACGGCGGGCTTCGAGACGGCCTTCCAGTCGTTCGCGAAGGACTGCGTGCGCAGCGCGGGCTGCCCCCTCGGCCGCAAGAGCCCCGCGGACGCGGGCCGCCGCCTGAAGGCCTTCTTCGCGGACCTGGACCGCTCCCCGATCCCCGCGGGCGACCCGGGCCCGGCGGGCGGCCGCGCGCTCGGCGAGGCGCTCGCCACCACGGGCGTGATCGCCGCGATGTACGACGAGTCGGCGTGGCCCCAGCTGCGCGACGCCCTGGACGCGGCGATGCGCGACCGCGACGGCTCGGCCCTGCTCGCCCTCTCCGACAGCTACTACGAGCGCGACGGCGACGGCGCGTACTCGAACCTGATGTACGCCAACGCCGCCGTGAACTGCCTGGACCTCCCGCCGTCCTTCGGCTCCCCCGACGACGTGAAGGCCGCGCTCCCCGCCTTCAGGAAGGCCTCGCCCGTCTTCGGCGAGGGCCTCGCGTGGTCGGCCCTGAACTGCGCGTACTGGCCCGTGAAGGCTACGGGCGAACCCCACCGCATCGAGGCGAAGGGTGCCGCCCCCATCCTCGTCGCCGGCACCACCCGCGACCCCGCCACCCCCTACCGCTGGGCCAAGGCCCTCGCCGCCCAGCTCTCCTCGGGCCGCCTCCTCACCTACGAGGGCGACGGCCACACGGCGTACGGCCGCGGCAGCCGCTGCGTCGACGACACGATCAACACCTACCTCCTGCAGGGCCGCGCCCCCCGCACCGCCAAGCGCTGCGCGTAACCCCAGCTCACACCCCTCCACCCGCCCGCCCGGAGGGGTGTACGGAGCACCCCCGGAAACTGTGTAGACTTGCTGACGTTGCTGATCGCACCATAGGTGCGGGACGCGCGCCGCCTTAGCTCAGATGGCCAGAGCAACGCACTCGTAATGCGTAGGTCTCGGGTTCGAATCCCGAAGGCGGCTCCACTGGAACCCCAGGTCGTGTAGGTCACGATCTGGGGTTCTTTTGTGTTTGCGCCTCCGTGGGGGGCGGGTGTGTACCGCA is a window from the Streptomyces spectabilis genome containing:
- a CDS encoding alpha/beta hydrolase encodes the protein MGTTSRARRPRPQGRPGTPRLRRGVLALLAAALLIPGCSSDGSGDPTANVALAALPRATPKQLAPYYDQKPRWRACGVPDFECATLRVPRDYAAPGAGDLRLAVSRKRATGKAADRLGSLLVNPGGPGGSAIDYLQSYAALGYPDKVRARYDMVAVDPRGVARSEPVTCLNDRQMDTYTQTDVTPDDAAETTRLTTSYRKFTAGCEQRAGGLLKHVSTVEAARDMDVVRAALGDGKLTYVGASYGTFLGATYAGLFPDRVGRLVLDGAMDPSLSARRMNEDQTAGFETAFQSFAKDCVRSAGCPLGRKSPADAGRRLKAFFADLDRSPIPAGDPGPAGGRALGEALATTGVIAAMYDESAWPQLRDALDAAMRDRDGSALLALSDSYYERDGDGAYSNLMYANAAVNCLDLPPSFGSPDDVKAALPAFRKASPVFGEGLAWSALNCAYWPVKATGEPHRIEAKGAAPILVAGTTRDPATPYRWAKALAAQLSSGRLLTYEGDGHTAYGRGSRCVDDTINTYLLQGRAPRTAKRCA
- a CDS encoding DNA polymerase III subunit delta', which gives rise to MPVWDDLVGQEKVSVQLAAAARDADALVTAADTGVPVPESSKMTHAWLFTGPPGSGRADTARAFAAALQCVSPDRALGGEPGCGFCDGCHTSLIGTHADVEVVRTDLLSIGVKETRELVRRAQLSPAVGRWQVIVLEDADRLTEGAGNVLLKAVEEPAPRTVWLLCAPSLEDVLPTIRSRCRHLTLRTPSVEAVADMLVRRDGIEPTAAAAAARATQGHIDRARSLATDERARQRRAAVLKLPLRVEDIGGCLRAAQELIDTAAEEAKQVAEDVDVKETEDLKAALGAAQGGRMPRGTAGAMKELEDKQKRRRTRTQRDSLDLALVDLTGFYRDVLALQLGSRVPLANTEVQDMLERMARGTSPESTLRRIEAIGACRTALDRNVAPLLAVEAMTVALRAG